The following are encoded together in the Pseudoalteromonas piscicida genome:
- a CDS encoding LysM peptidoglycan-binding domain-containing protein, producing MKYPIAALILASCSVFSVRADTLAVKADAPQRYVVKKGDTLWDISKMYLRSPWKWKQLWQWNPSIQNPDLIYPGDSLKLLYDENGNPMLVLDKGVKKLSPHARIVNQKSTAIPTLPLPIMEPFLRFEQALSESEFSDSPIVLGANRNIKNATPGHLLYIKADLVKGGHYAIYRRGEIYRTLEGQQKLGMEAVLVGTGHVVEQGDLAAGRPAKLQLEVAKQEVRAGDIVLPLSTGQSFPAQFSMSRPKQQTSGRIIASDNKLREFSTMSVVVLDVGSKAQLKEGHVLDIIRQSPTVIESQHGPRYIEDASRLDKMITEVGSWFGEDNDDDSVVWHMPKEKVGELMIFKVYEDLSYAMVVETSEPIRIGDHVQAFKETASN from the coding sequence ATGAAATATCCGATTGCTGCATTAATACTCGCTAGCTGCTCAGTCTTCTCTGTGAGAGCGGACACTCTGGCCGTCAAAGCAGATGCGCCACAGCGCTATGTGGTGAAAAAAGGCGATACCTTGTGGGATATTTCAAAAATGTACTTACGCTCTCCATGGAAGTGGAAGCAATTGTGGCAATGGAACCCTAGTATTCAAAACCCAGATCTGATTTACCCGGGAGATAGCCTTAAGCTACTCTACGATGAAAATGGTAATCCAATGCTGGTGTTAGACAAAGGCGTGAAGAAGCTGTCGCCGCATGCGCGTATTGTTAACCAAAAATCGACTGCCATTCCTACTTTGCCACTACCCATCATGGAACCGTTTTTGCGTTTCGAGCAAGCGCTTTCTGAATCTGAGTTTTCTGACAGCCCGATTGTACTGGGAGCTAACCGCAATATTAAAAATGCGACTCCAGGTCATCTTCTATATATCAAAGCTGATTTAGTTAAAGGCGGGCACTATGCCATCTATCGTCGCGGTGAAATCTATCGCACGTTGGAGGGTCAACAGAAACTAGGTATGGAGGCGGTGCTGGTTGGCACAGGTCATGTGGTCGAGCAAGGTGATCTGGCTGCGGGACGCCCAGCAAAGCTACAGTTAGAAGTTGCCAAGCAAGAAGTCAGAGCCGGGGATATTGTGCTGCCCCTATCTACAGGACAAAGCTTTCCGGCACAGTTTTCTATGTCTCGTCCAAAGCAGCAAACTTCAGGCCGCATTATTGCCAGCGATAACAAACTTAGAGAGTTTAGTACCATGAGTGTTGTGGTGCTTGATGTAGGGAGTAAAGCACAACTAAAAGAGGGACATGTCCTTGATATTATAAGGCAGTCGCCTACAGTTATAGAAAGTCAACATGGTCCGCGCTATATAGAAGATGCATCACGACTCGACAAGATGATCACTGAAGTGGGATCTTGGTTTGGTGAGGACAACGATGACGATAGCGTGGTATGGCATATGCCAAAGGAAAAAGTCGGTGAGCTAATGATCTTTAAAGTGTATGAAGACTTAAGCTACGCAATGGTAGTTGAGACTTCGGAGCCGATCCGTATTGGTGATCATGTACAAGCATTCAAGGAAACCGCCAGTAACTAA
- the dprA gene encoding DNA-processing protein DprA, producing the protein MKQTQLAQALALTLCQGLGIKTITALLDQVSLTQLFTLSKVELCELGLQENVATNLARTDWSRIERILAYCQRQQIYVVSLFSPEYPEQLKEICHPPLVLFCKGNTALLKQPQIAVVGSRSSTRTGLGLAHEFAQGLSRSGLVVTSGMARGIDGAAHQGALDVQGGTIAVLGTGVDVVYPKRHQRLYEDIVQHGLVVSEFLPNTPANSNHFPRRNRIISGLSLGVLLVEAEVKSGSLITARYALEQNKEVFAIPGSIKNRLSSGCHYLIKQGAKLTENIEDILEEVSFFCENSLYSIEIGEQKEEQCPVLENLGFEVTSVDTLTQRTQWPVEQVIARLLDLELEDKVERVLDGYIKLARG; encoded by the coding sequence ATGAAACAAACTCAATTAGCTCAAGCTTTGGCGTTAACTTTGTGTCAAGGGTTGGGTATCAAAACCATCACAGCATTACTTGATCAAGTCTCCCTCACGCAATTATTCACGTTAAGCAAAGTTGAACTTTGCGAACTTGGGCTACAAGAAAATGTTGCCACGAATCTAGCACGCACAGATTGGTCTCGTATTGAGCGCATACTGGCTTACTGTCAACGTCAGCAAATTTATGTTGTATCATTGTTTTCTCCCGAATATCCCGAGCAATTAAAAGAGATCTGTCACCCTCCCTTGGTGCTATTTTGCAAAGGGAATACAGCGTTATTAAAACAACCACAAATTGCAGTTGTCGGTAGTCGTAGTTCAACGAGAACTGGCCTTGGGCTTGCACATGAATTTGCACAGGGCTTAAGTCGCTCGGGGTTGGTGGTGACATCGGGTATGGCGAGAGGGATTGATGGCGCAGCGCACCAAGGTGCACTTGATGTTCAAGGAGGAACTATTGCCGTGCTAGGTACAGGCGTTGATGTTGTTTACCCCAAGCGTCATCAACGGCTTTATGAAGACATCGTGCAGCATGGTTTGGTGGTGAGTGAATTCTTACCAAATACTCCGGCAAATAGTAATCATTTTCCGCGGCGTAATCGCATAATCTCGGGTTTATCTTTGGGTGTTTTGTTGGTTGAAGCCGAAGTAAAAAGTGGCTCGCTAATTACCGCACGCTATGCACTGGAGCAAAACAAAGAAGTGTTTGCGATCCCTGGCTCAATAAAAAATCGATTAAGTAGCGGTTGTCATTACCTGATTAAGCAAGGGGCAAAACTCACCGAAAATATTGAGGATATTTTGGAAGAAGTGAGCTTTTTTTGTGAAAACAGTCTATATAGTATAGAAATAGGGGAGCAAAAAGAGGAGCAATGTCCCGTATTAGAAAACCTTGGCTTTGAGGTGACGTCAGTTGACACTTTAACGCAAAGGACCCAGTGGCCAGTAGAGCAGGTGATTGCCAGACTATTGGACCT
- the def gene encoding peptide deformylase has translation MAILEVLKFPDERLRTVAQPVAEVNDEVRQIVKDMLETMYDENGIGLAATQVDIHQRIVVIDVSEERNEPRVLINPEITKRDGSTVSEEGCLSVPYSYAKVDRAETVTVKATNDKGEAFELDADGLLAVCIQHELDHLVGKLFIDYLSPLKRDRIRKKLEKEAKFAAKQA, from the coding sequence ATGGCCATATTAGAAGTTTTAAAGTTCCCAGATGAGCGTTTACGCACTGTCGCACAGCCTGTAGCAGAGGTTAATGACGAAGTACGTCAAATAGTTAAAGACATGCTGGAAACCATGTATGATGAAAATGGTATCGGCCTTGCGGCTACGCAAGTTGATATTCATCAGCGAATCGTTGTTATTGACGTTTCTGAAGAGCGCAATGAGCCGCGCGTATTAATCAATCCAGAAATAACCAAACGCGATGGTTCTACTGTGAGTGAAGAAGGCTGCTTGTCAGTGCCATACTCATACGCAAAAGTAGATCGCGCGGAAACCGTCACGGTAAAAGCAACGAACGATAAAGGCGAAGCGTTTGAGTTAGACGCTGATGGTTTACTTGCCGTTTGTATTCAACACGAACTAGACCACTTAGTTGGCAAACTATTTATCGATTATCTATCGCCTCTAAAGCGTGATCGTATTCGTAAGAAGCTTGAAAAAGAAGCTAAGTTCGCTGCAAAGCAAGCTTAA